TCGTGGCGATCCTTCACGCGGTCCCAGAGTTCATCGCTGACGATGCGCAGCGCCGATACATAATGGTCGTCATCGTTGCCCGCTTGATTACACACGCCGATGTAAGCCGGGTTGTTGAGGATCCCCGTTGTCTGGGCGCGATTGCCGCGGATCGCAGCGTCGCGCCAAATACTGCCGCAGGGACCGGCCACGCCTTCCACGTTCAGAAGAGCTGCGATCTTTGTTGGAGCCATCCCCTCGGCATACATACCGAAAATACGGCGGACGACGTCGGCCGCAACCGGGTCGACGATTTTGAACACGAAGATGCGCTGGCCGTCCGCATTGCAGGCGCCGGAATAGCGGTAGCCGAATGGAAGGGGCGCGAAGTGTTTCTCCTCGCGCAGGTCGTCGGGCATCTGGGCAATACGGCCGCCCGGGACAAACATGTTGCTGCGGTCGGTCATATAATAGTCGGACCCGTTCCGGCCGGTGATACGCTCTCCGGTATCGATGACCCAGAGTTCGATGCCCTTGCGAGTAAGTGCGCTCAACAGTCGATTAGCTATGTCGAATCGCGAGCACAACCGGTCCAGCGTATGGCAGAGGACGATATCGACTTTCTCGCGATTGATATGGGCGAAAAGCTTGCGCACGCCGGGCTGCGCCAGGAAGACGACTTCGCCGATGTCGGCGTCAGCATAGGATTTTACGAAGGTCCAGCCATTCTCTTTGATGAAGCGGTGCCCGTCGTGGAGCTGCGTTTCGAGGCAGGTGTGGTCATGGTAACCGGCAGAGTGGCGTGCGTAGAACAGAACGTTCTTGGTCATGGGGTGATCTCCGTTCGAATGGGCGAAGTCGGGGGACATGGTAACCGGCGACGGGGAACTTAAGAGCCCCGCCGCGATGCAAGCGTCGTTGTCGGTGATACCGTGCCGACGCAGACCTCCATGGCGGAGCGCGGGCAGCCCGATATCGTATCGGAGTCCTGGACGAGTACGCGTCCTCCGGTCACGCAACAGTCCATCAAGGATGGCAAGCTCGTCGTTGCCGGCAAGGTCTTCACGGATGGCGGTGTGCAGGGCATCTATGTGCCGAAGTTCCTCATTGAAAAATACCCCGACATCAAAACCATTAGGGATGCGCTGAAACATCCCGAGCTCTTTCCTGATCCGCAGGATTCCTCGAAGGCGCCTGATGTGCCGGCGCGCAGGGCTGGGGCGCGACTGTCTTTGCGACCCAATATTACAAGGCATATGAGGCAAAGAACGCCGGCTTCAATCTCATCGACAGCGGTTCCGCTGCCGCCATGACGGCGCTTTGATCAATGCCTATAACAAAGGTCGTGGCTGGATCGGATATTACTGGGATCCGACGGCTCTGCTCGGCAAATACGACATGGTTCGCCTGTCAGCCGGTGTTCGCTATGATGCCGCCGAATGGGCACGCTGCAACGAAGTCGAAAGCTGCCCAGATCCCAAGCCGAATGAATGGCCGACTGACGAAGTCGGAAAAGTCGTGACCAAAGCCTTCGCAGAGCGTGGCGGATCTGCTTATGAGTTCCTGACAAAACGTTCGTGGCCGAACAAGGTCGTGAGCGAGATGCTGGCCTGGATGACGGACAGCCAGGCGACGGGCGCGGATGCGGCGAAGCAGTTCCTCAAGGCCGTGAGCCCGTCTGGACGGCATGGGTTCCCGCAGATGTCGCGGCAAAGGTGAAGGCCGCCCACTGAGGTTAGGGCGGAGCATCCACGCGATGTTCCGCCAGCCCTTCAGGCAACAAGGCCACAGGTTTCAGGGAGGCACAACGAATATGGAATGGTTTTATCAGTTTCCGCAGATGGACAACGAGTCGCTGCGGAATTTCAAGAAGCTGATCGACGAAGGTTTCCTGTGATTCTCGCGCTCTCACGGTGACACCATCGAGGGCTTCTTTTCGTCGGTGAATCAGTTTCTGCTTGCATCCGAGCGGTTCATGGCACAGACGCCCTGGCCCATCATTGTCGGGCTCATTCTCGCCGTCACCTATGCGGCGAGCCGCAGCGTGAAGATTGTGCTGGGTTGCTTCCTGATCCTGATGGCGATCGGTTATTTCGGAATGTGGGAGGATGCGATGCGCACCATCTCGCTCATCTTCTTCGGCTCCATTCTCTCGATCGCCATTGGTTTGCCGATCGGTATCCTGATGGCTCGTTCCGACAGGGTGCAAAAAGATCGTCAATCCCGCTCTCGATATCATGCAGACGCTGCCAAGCTTCGGATATCTGATCCCCGTCGTCATGATCCTCGGTATCGGGCGCGTGCCAGGCCTGATTGCGGTCATTATCTATGCCATCCCGCCGATGATCCGTCTTACCAACCATGGCATTCGTCTCGCGGACAAGGATGTGCTGGAAGCTGCGGACGCATTCGGATCGTCCAGTTCGCAGAAACTCTTCAAAGTGCAGCTCCCGCTCGCCCTGCCGACGATCATGGCCGGCGTCAACCAGACCATCATGATGGCATTGGCGATGGTTGTCATTGCGTCGATGATCGGGGTTCAGGGGCTGGGGCAGCCGGTACTGCGTGCGATCGTGAACCAATATTTCAGTCTCGGTCCATTAGGTGGGTTTGCCATCGTCGGCATTGCGATCATCTTCGACAGGGCTACACAGGCTTACGGCCGCCGCCTTCAGAAACACCGGGAAGTTTTTCATGGCTGAGCACAAGTTCGGCGGCATCAAGATTCGCCACCTCATCAAGATTTTCGGATCCAATCCCGACGCCTACGTCGAAGCCGTCAAGCGGGGCCTCGACAAGAGCGAACTCAACGAAAAACATGGACATGTTCTCGGTCTGAAAGACATCAACATCGAAATTCCATCGGGCCAGATTCAGGTTGTCATGGGGCTTTCCGGTTCCGGCAAGTCTACACTGATACGCCACATCAACAGGTTGATCGATCCGACCGCCGGCGAGGTGCTCGTCGATGGTGTGGATGTCGTCAAGATGAACGATGCTGAGTTACGCTACTTCCGCCGGCATCAGACCGCGATGATATTTCAGAAATTCGCTCTGTTGTCGCATCGGATCGTGCTGGACAACATCAATACGGGCTCGAGGTCCAGGGCGTTGCCCGCGTGAAAAGCGTTGACATCGCGATGCGAT
This genomic interval from Agrobacterium tumefaciens contains the following:
- a CDS encoding recombinase family protein translates to MTKNVLFYARHSAGYHDHTCLETQLHDGHRFIKENGWTFVKSYADADIGEVVFLAQPGVRKLFAHINREKVDIVLCHTLDRLCSRFDIANRLLSALTRKGIELWVIDTGERITGRNGSDYYMTDRSNMFVPGGRIAQMPDDLREEKHFAPLPFGYRYSGACNADGQRIFVFKIVDPVAADVVRRIFGMYAEGMAPTKIAALLNVEGVAGPCGSIWRDAAIRGNRAQTTGILNNPAYIGVCNQAGNDDDHYVSALRIVSDELWDRVKDRHDAVAERAAGLAGRRNQQN
- a CDS encoding glycine betaine ABC transporter substrate-binding protein, whose translation is MPTQTSMAERGQPDIVSESWTSTRPPVTQQSIKDGKLVVAGKVFTDGGVQGIYVPKFLIEKYPDIKTIRDALKHPELFPDPQDSSKAPDVPARRAGARLSLRPNITRHMRQRTPASISSTAVPLPP
- a CDS encoding glycine betaine ABC transporter substrate-binding protein, with translation MINAYNKGRGWIGYYWDPTALLGKYDMVRLSAGVRYDAAEWARCNEVESCPDPKPNEWPTDEVGKVVTKAFAERGGSAYEFLTKRSWPNKVVSEMLAWMTDSQATGADAAKQFLKAVSPSGRHGFPQMSRQR